A stretch of Nonomuraea africana DNA encodes these proteins:
- a CDS encoding NAD(P)/FAD-dependent oxidoreductase, translating into MSTDAQVVVVGGGVIGLSIAFHLAEAGVGTLLLERGALGSGASRATADVVRAYFAGNPVSSALAVRSLAAYRAFPERPGLDLPLRQVGYLVLFTDREQVAAFEADLPAQRAAGVEVELIGAGEARRLNPLVAADLPLLAAAWSPQAYISDTAAIVGGYAEAARRAGAVLCTSTPVTSVDAKTGRVETADGVITAEAVVCAAGAWSAELTRPAGVDLPLTEPVVQELLTTDPLPPMPGIPVTLHAASGLLVRLRGDRLLIGMGYPDADRDAWRARVAATLAAVYPSVGGAGLHTAVTGVRDASPDRTAFIGHRPGPPAFLYAAGFSGHGLCNAPAAGELVRDLYLGKDPGLDAAALSATQERMR; encoded by the coding sequence ATGAGCACCGACGCTCAGGTCGTGGTCGTCGGCGGCGGGGTGATCGGCCTCTCGATCGCCTTCCACCTGGCGGAGGCGGGGGTCGGCACCCTGCTGCTCGAACGCGGCGCGCTCGGATCGGGCGCGTCGCGGGCCACGGCCGACGTGGTGCGCGCCTACTTCGCGGGCAACCCGGTGAGCTCGGCGCTGGCCGTACGGAGTCTCGCGGCCTACCGCGCCTTCCCCGAACGGCCCGGCCTCGACCTGCCGCTGCGGCAGGTCGGCTACCTGGTGCTGTTCACCGACCGCGAGCAGGTGGCGGCCTTCGAGGCCGACCTGCCCGCGCAGCGGGCCGCGGGGGTGGAGGTCGAGCTGATCGGCGCCGGCGAGGCCAGGCGGCTCAACCCGCTCGTCGCGGCCGACCTGCCGCTGCTGGCCGCCGCGTGGTCGCCGCAGGCGTACATCTCCGACACCGCGGCCATCGTCGGCGGCTACGCCGAGGCGGCGCGGCGGGCGGGCGCGGTGCTGTGCACCAGCACGCCCGTCACCTCCGTCGACGCAAAGACCGGCAGGGTGGAGACCGCCGACGGCGTGATCACGGCGGAGGCCGTCGTGTGCGCCGCCGGCGCCTGGTCGGCGGAGCTGACCCGCCCGGCGGGCGTCGACCTGCCGCTCACCGAGCCGGTCGTCCAGGAGCTGCTGACCACCGACCCGCTGCCGCCCATGCCCGGCATCCCGGTCACCCTGCACGCCGCCAGCGGTCTGCTGGTCCGGCTGCGCGGCGACCGGCTGCTGATCGGCATGGGCTATCCGGACGCCGACCGGGACGCCTGGCGGGCCCGCGTGGCCGCCACGCTCGCCGCCGTCTACCCGAGCGTCGGCGGCGCCGGGCTGCACACGGCGGTCACCGGGGTCAGGGACGCCAGTCCCGACCGCACCGCCTTCATCGGCCACCGTCCCGGCCCTCCCGCGTTCCTCTACGCGGCGGGCTTCTCCGGGCACGGCCTGTGCAACGCGCCCGCGGCCGGCGAGCTGGTCCGCGACCTCTACCTCGGCAAGGATCCAGGACTTGACGCGGCCGCGCTCTCGGCCACGCAGGAAAGGATGAGGTGA
- a CDS encoding cytochrome P450 family protein, producing the protein METEDVVFVLDPASDDVHADSARLRQAGSLVPVEVEGVRAWAATRHDTLAAVLTHPDLSRDISHWDPAARAAAPPDTAVTRLASDTSMLNAEGEAHHRLRAPVSKAFTARRVQKLRPRIAEFVACHLDRLAAMPPGVVDLRLEFAYPIPRDVISELMGVPGELRDELHKLTDVAARVGDTPDDVTDARRQLRGLLDEIIEMRRDTPGEDLITDLIAASEHDGADRLTRSEARDTVELLFIAGHVTTVNLITNASRVMLTHPDQLARVRSGEHPWSAVIEETMRWDSPIAHFPMRYAVRDLEIEGVKLRKGEAVLGCFASAGRDPDHYGERAERFDVTAPTPTHLSFGHGPHFCLGAPLARLEAEVALAALFEAFPDLTLAERGDGWRPLGTVLGNSTKNLPVLLGRRAA; encoded by the coding sequence ATGGAGACCGAAGACGTCGTGTTCGTGCTCGATCCGGCCAGCGACGACGTGCACGCCGACAGCGCGCGGCTGCGCCAGGCGGGATCACTGGTCCCGGTGGAGGTCGAGGGGGTGCGCGCGTGGGCGGCCACCCGCCACGACACGCTGGCCGCCGTCCTCACCCATCCCGACCTGTCCAGGGACATCAGTCACTGGGATCCGGCGGCCAGGGCCGCCGCCCCTCCCGACACCGCGGTGACCAGGCTCGCCTCCGACACGTCCATGCTGAACGCGGAGGGAGAGGCCCACCACCGGCTGCGCGCGCCGGTGTCCAAGGCGTTCACCGCCCGCAGGGTACAGAAGCTGCGTCCGAGGATCGCCGAGTTCGTCGCCTGTCATCTCGACCGGCTGGCGGCGATGCCGCCGGGCGTCGTCGACCTGCGGCTGGAGTTCGCCTATCCGATACCGCGCGACGTCATCTCCGAGCTGATGGGCGTCCCCGGCGAGCTGCGGGACGAGCTCCACAAGCTCACCGACGTGGCGGCCAGGGTCGGCGACACTCCCGACGACGTCACCGACGCCCGGAGGCAACTGCGCGGGCTGCTCGACGAGATCATCGAGATGCGGCGCGACACGCCGGGCGAGGACCTGATCACCGACCTGATCGCCGCCTCCGAGCACGACGGCGCGGACCGGCTCACCCGATCGGAGGCCCGCGACACGGTCGAGCTGCTGTTCATCGCGGGGCATGTGACCACCGTCAACCTCATCACCAACGCCTCGCGGGTCATGCTGACGCATCCGGACCAGCTGGCCAGGGTCCGCTCGGGTGAGCACCCATGGAGCGCGGTGATCGAGGAGACGATGCGGTGGGACTCGCCGATCGCGCACTTCCCGATGCGCTACGCCGTACGGGATCTCGAGATCGAGGGGGTCAAGCTGCGCAAGGGCGAGGCCGTCCTCGGCTGCTTCGCCTCCGCGGGCCGCGACCCCGACCACTACGGCGAGCGGGCGGAGCGGTTCGACGTGACCGCGCCCACGCCCACGCACCTGTCGTTCGGGCACGGCCCGCACTTCTGCCTGGGCGCGCCGCTGGCCCGGCTGGAGGCCGAGGTGGCGCTGGCCGCGCTGTTCGAGGCCTTCCCCGACCTGACGCTCGCGGAGCGGGGCGACGGGTGGCGGCCGCTGGGCACGGTGCTGGGCAACAGCACCAAGAACCTGCCCGTGCTGCTCGGAAGGAGGGCGGCATGA
- a CDS encoding class I adenylate-forming enzyme family protein — protein MSLGQSPGRRHGQSFGQSLVDGVRAAGPREVLVCGRRRLTGDDVLAMVAGAASALHARGVRPGDPIACMSGWQPESTVARLVTLALGCPVIHLLPGLPAEVAAETVRALGASVLLHEPSRQDDADQLLEARPLPVSYRLDADLFGTPHCRLVEVPGTRPGALSAVTFSNDTTGECKPVAYSQDAEAAQLAAARAICGPGPWRFLVPPGHYLPNQIVLWTLAGGGTAVLLEDADVGREAEVAVRERVTQVLAGRPHEFHALAGPLGSARAAGASDVRLVMYGGAPAVPARSREAIAALGPVAVQCYGLTEGGFVTALSPGDHLRPGLLASVGRPVRGVELRVRGQDGVELPAGEVGEVWVRSAQIMAGYVGDPAATARALRDGWLRTGDLGRLDAEGYLFLVDRVETRLSPGVHAYPIEHVLTGHPAVADAAVFALPDEGEQVVAGAVVSRGGAEVDLEALRALVRGSLGASCEPRHLWLVDELPRTPGGKPDKAALHARYQAALRARSRLVADGVPVS, from the coding sequence ATGAGCCTCGGACAGAGCCCCGGTCGGAGGCACGGTCAGAGCTTCGGTCAGAGCCTCGTCGACGGGGTGCGCGCGGCGGGGCCGCGCGAGGTGCTGGTGTGCGGGCGCCGCCGCCTGACCGGCGACGACGTGCTGGCGATGGTCGCGGGCGCGGCATCCGCGCTCCACGCGCGCGGGGTGCGGCCGGGCGACCCGATCGCCTGCATGTCCGGCTGGCAGCCCGAGTCCACCGTCGCCAGGCTCGTGACGCTCGCGCTCGGCTGTCCCGTCATCCATCTGCTGCCCGGGCTTCCCGCCGAGGTGGCGGCCGAGACGGTGCGCGCGCTCGGCGCCTCTGTCCTGCTCCACGAGCCGTCGCGCCAGGACGACGCCGATCAGCTGCTCGAGGCGCGCCCGCTGCCGGTCAGCTATCGGCTCGACGCCGACCTGTTCGGCACCCCGCACTGCCGCCTGGTCGAGGTGCCGGGGACGCGGCCGGGGGCCCTGTCGGCGGTCACGTTCTCCAACGACACGACGGGCGAGTGCAAGCCGGTCGCCTACAGCCAGGACGCCGAGGCGGCGCAGCTGGCCGCGGCGAGGGCCATCTGCGGGCCGGGGCCGTGGCGCTTCCTGGTGCCGCCCGGCCACTACCTGCCCAACCAGATCGTGCTGTGGACGCTGGCCGGCGGCGGCACGGCGGTGCTGCTGGAGGACGCCGACGTCGGCAGGGAGGCCGAGGTGGCCGTCAGAGAGCGGGTGACCCAGGTGCTGGCCGGCCGGCCGCACGAGTTCCACGCCCTCGCCGGGCCGCTCGGCTCGGCGCGGGCCGCCGGGGCGAGCGACGTGCGCCTCGTCATGTACGGCGGCGCGCCCGCCGTACCCGCGCGCAGCCGTGAGGCGATCGCGGCGCTCGGCCCCGTGGCGGTCCAGTGCTACGGGCTGACCGAGGGCGGCTTCGTCACGGCCCTGTCGCCCGGCGACCACCTGCGGCCCGGCCTGCTGGCGTCCGTCGGACGGCCGGTGCGGGGGGTGGAGCTGCGCGTCAGAGGCCAGGACGGCGTCGAGCTGCCCGCCGGCGAGGTCGGCGAGGTGTGGGTGCGCTCGGCGCAGATCATGGCGGGGTACGTGGGCGATCCCGCCGCCACCGCCAGGGCGCTGCGCGACGGCTGGCTGCGCACCGGCGACCTCGGCCGGCTCGACGCCGAGGGGTACCTGTTCCTCGTGGACCGCGTGGAGACCCGGCTGTCGCCGGGCGTCCACGCCTATCCGATCGAGCACGTCCTGACCGGCCATCCGGCGGTGGCGGACGCGGCGGTCTTCGCCCTGCCGGACGAGGGCGAGCAGGTGGTGGCCGGCGCGGTGGTGAGCAGGGGCGGCGCGGAGGTGGACCTCGAGGCGCTGCGCGCGCTGGTCCGAGGTTCGCTCGGCGCGTCCTGCGAGCCCCGGCACCTGTGGCTGGTCGACGAGCTGCCCCGCACGCCCGGCGGCAAGCCTGACAAGGCGGCGCTGCACGCGCGCTACCAGGCAGCGCTGCGCGCGCGCTCCCGGCTCGTCGCGGACGGCGTGCCCGTCAGCTGA
- a CDS encoding beta-N-acetylhexosaminidase, whose protein sequence is MRIAMVLALLSTSLLLSLPSTPASAEPEPPRIIPQPVSQHFPGGPGVSLGEDSVIVVRRPQAAAVRDVAGLLAGVLRPSTGFALPVRHHPYGAAGWIELDARGPAELGQEGYRLRTEGGKRVLLQAHTAEGLFRGVQTLRQLLPAKVEAATRQDGPWTIPAADITDRPRFGYRGFMLDVGRRFVPPADVKRFIDQAARYKMNVFHWHLTEDQGWRIPIEGMPELTTVGGSTQSGWRPGTGGPWFYTPQEYRDIVAYAAQRYVTVVPEIDGPGHTAAALASVPGLNCNDTARPPYYGFDVRVSILCLTDERHRANVRDFVGKVFKETAALNPGPYLHIGGDEVPSVTREQYAGYIKDAADAAVANGKRVIGWHQIADGPLPPGSLLQYWGDASDRPTIGTANESANVRQIRAGLAQDAQVLVSPADRAYLDMKYDAQTPYGLQWAGLVSVQKAYSWDPVTALARPDGSQGLVTEEQVAGVEAALWTDRAYRGSSRLPTSLDQFPAPAVYMDYMSFPRLPALAEIAWSPAAAKDWEGFRARLGAHGPRWEAQGIGFFRSAEIDWR, encoded by the coding sequence GTGCGTATCGCGATGGTCTTAGCCCTCCTGTCCACGTCACTGCTCTTGTCCCTCCCCTCGACGCCCGCCTCGGCCGAGCCCGAGCCGCCGCGGATCATCCCCCAGCCCGTCTCCCAGCACTTCCCCGGCGGCCCCGGCGTCTCGCTCGGCGAGGACTCCGTCATCGTCGTGCGCAGGCCGCAGGCCGCGGCGGTGCGCGACGTAGCCGGCCTGCTCGCGGGCGTGCTGCGCCCCTCCACCGGCTTCGCCCTCCCCGTCCGGCACCACCCGTACGGCGCGGCGGGCTGGATCGAGCTCGACGCCCGCGGCCCCGCCGAGCTCGGCCAGGAGGGCTACCGCCTGCGCACCGAGGGCGGCAAGCGGGTCCTGCTGCAGGCGCACACCGCCGAGGGCCTGTTCCGCGGCGTCCAGACGCTGCGCCAGCTCCTGCCCGCCAAGGTGGAGGCGGCCACCCGCCAGGACGGCCCGTGGACGATCCCCGCCGCGGACATCACCGACCGGCCGAGGTTCGGCTACCGGGGCTTCATGCTCGACGTGGGCCGCAGGTTCGTCCCGCCCGCCGACGTCAAGCGCTTCATCGACCAGGCCGCCAGGTACAAGATGAACGTCTTCCACTGGCACCTGACCGAGGACCAGGGCTGGCGCATCCCGATCGAGGGCATGCCCGAGCTGACCACGGTCGGCGGCTCCACCCAGAGCGGCTGGAGGCCCGGCACCGGCGGCCCCTGGTTCTACACGCCGCAGGAGTACCGCGACATCGTCGCCTACGCCGCCCAGCGCTACGTCACCGTCGTGCCGGAGATCGACGGGCCGGGCCACACGGCCGCCGCGCTCGCCTCGGTGCCCGGGCTGAACTGCAACGACACGGCCCGCCCTCCCTACTACGGCTTCGACGTGCGGGTCAGCATCCTGTGCCTGACCGACGAGCGGCACCGCGCCAACGTCCGTGACTTCGTCGGCAAGGTCTTCAAGGAGACGGCCGCCCTGAACCCCGGCCCCTACCTGCACATCGGCGGCGACGAGGTGCCCTCGGTCACCCGCGAGCAGTACGCCGGGTACATCAAGGACGCCGCGGACGCCGCCGTCGCCAACGGCAAGCGCGTCATCGGCTGGCACCAGATCGCCGACGGGCCGCTGCCGCCCGGCAGCCTCCTGCAGTACTGGGGCGACGCCTCCGACCGCCCGACCATCGGCACGGCGAACGAGAGCGCCAACGTCAGGCAGATCCGCGCGGGACTGGCGCAGGACGCCCAGGTGCTCGTCTCGCCCGCCGACCGCGCCTACCTCGACATGAAGTACGACGCGCAGACTCCCTACGGCCTGCAGTGGGCCGGGCTGGTCAGCGTCCAGAAGGCCTACAGCTGGGACCCGGTCACCGCGCTGGCCCGGCCGGACGGCAGCCAGGGCCTGGTCACCGAGGAGCAGGTGGCGGGCGTCGAGGCGGCGCTGTGGACCGACCGCGCCTACCGGGGCAGCTCAAGGCTGCCCACCTCGCTCGACCAGTTCCCCGCGCCCGCCGTCTACATGGACTACATGTCCTTCCCCCGCCTGCCAGCCCTCGCCGAGATCGCCTGGTCGCCGGCCGCGGCCAAGGACTGGGAGGGCTTCCGCGCCCGCCTGGGCGCCCACGGGCCGCGCTGGGAGGCCCAGGGCATCGGCTTCTTCAGGTCGGCGGAGATCGACTGGCGCTGA
- a CDS encoding helix-turn-helix transcriptional regulator — MDQITLSACAEVGFQVAGRKGAHGAMRALRRVLPLEAYEFVAYDPVTERHRSLVSDGLTVVPAPREPLARAREPYPMEGAHLAAYGWSEGLTTPLLLAEGRYTGLLHLSAAAFPPHARTLMAALSPTLAHVTDLTRCVIDPVGLPKGFAAVAFDRAGVVRDVAGAARSEVVAGDPSMAAFARAFLDSRELSRRGLWQDATGRWREVRVLRAGVGSHGALQGAVVAERACGLPYELTGREVDVLTRVAAGDSNPQIAAALVLSVRTVTTHLEHIFAKLGCDSRTRVTTKALAEGLCRIDL; from the coding sequence GTGGACCAGATCACGTTGAGCGCCTGTGCCGAGGTCGGGTTCCAGGTGGCGGGCCGCAAGGGAGCGCACGGCGCGATGCGCGCCCTGCGCCGGGTGCTCCCCCTGGAGGCCTACGAGTTCGTCGCCTACGACCCGGTCACGGAGCGGCACCGGAGCCTGGTCTCCGACGGCCTGACCGTCGTGCCCGCGCCGCGCGAACCGCTCGCGCGGGCCCGCGAGCCGTACCCGATGGAGGGGGCGCACCTGGCCGCCTACGGCTGGAGCGAGGGGCTCACCACGCCGCTGCTGCTGGCCGAGGGCCGCTACACCGGGTTGCTGCACCTGTCGGCCGCCGCCTTTCCCCCGCACGCGCGCACGCTCATGGCCGCGCTGTCGCCGACCCTCGCCCACGTCACCGACCTGACCAGGTGCGTGATCGATCCCGTGGGGCTGCCGAAGGGATTCGCCGCGGTGGCCTTCGACCGCGCGGGGGTGGTGCGCGACGTCGCGGGCGCGGCCAGGTCGGAGGTGGTGGCCGGCGATCCTTCCATGGCTGCCTTCGCCAGGGCCTTCCTCGACTCGCGCGAGCTGAGCAGGCGCGGGCTGTGGCAGGACGCGACCGGCAGGTGGCGGGAGGTGCGGGTGCTGCGGGCGGGCGTGGGCTCGCACGGGGCGCTGCAGGGGGCGGTGGTCGCCGAGCGGGCGTGCGGCCTGCCGTACGAGCTGACCGGCAGGGAGGTGGACGTCCTGACCAGGGTGGCGGCGGGCGACTCCAACCCGCAGATCGCCGCCGCCCTGGTGCTGAGCGTCCGTACGGTCACCACCCACCTCGAGCACATCTTCGCGAAGCTGGGCTGCGACAGCCGTACCAGGGTGACCACGAAGGCCCTCGCGGAGGGCCTGTGCAGGATCGACCTCTAG
- a CDS encoding ATP-binding protein — protein MEPPEYDSWTLRGAPDQVAMARRLVTAALGSGHPLHDDSVLLVSELATNAVTHSASRDGGTFTVTVLSSQTRVRVCVTDGGSAAPPCACRTSLTAQGGRGLPLLEALSHRWGFSRHNGVNTVWFELVLVTVPAGWAAAGV, from the coding sequence GTGGAACCGCCGGAGTACGACAGTTGGACCCTTCGAGGAGCACCCGACCAGGTCGCCATGGCCCGCCGCCTGGTGACCGCCGCACTCGGATCCGGCCACCCGCTGCACGACGACAGCGTGCTGCTGGTCAGTGAGCTGGCCACCAACGCCGTCACGCACTCCGCCTCGCGTGACGGCGGGACCTTCACCGTGACCGTGCTGTCGTCGCAGACCCGGGTGCGCGTCTGCGTCACCGACGGCGGCTCGGCGGCGCCGCCGTGCGCGTGCCGTACCTCGCTGACCGCGCAGGGCGGGCGCGGGCTGCCGCTGCTGGAGGCGCTCAGCCACCGCTGGGGTTTCAGCAGGCACAACGGCGTCAACACCGTCTGGTTCGAGCTGGTGCTCGTCACCGTGCCCGCGGGGTGGGCGGCGGCGGGCGTCTAG
- a CDS encoding DUF1206 domain-containing protein produces MILTRLGYAARGVLYLLIGIVALQIAFGSGGEADKSGAIRIVAEQPFGVVVLWIMTVGLAALTVWQARETLSGRGRTRDRIESALRALFYALLVVSLLGLLLRGKPAASTDSQSQDATKALLDLPGGQVLVGIAALGLVALGAHWIHEGWTKKFMKDMTGGGETVRRLGQAGYIARGVIAIAAGVLVGQAAITYDAGKAVGIDGALKSLADTPAGPWLLAAVAMGLVLFAMYCVAEARWHRA; encoded by the coding sequence ATGATTCTTACCAGGCTGGGGTACGCGGCCAGGGGCGTGCTGTACTTACTGATCGGGATCGTCGCCCTGCAGATCGCTTTCGGCAGCGGCGGCGAGGCCGACAAGAGCGGCGCGATCCGCATCGTCGCCGAGCAGCCGTTCGGCGTCGTGGTGCTCTGGATCATGACCGTGGGGCTGGCGGCGCTGACCGTGTGGCAGGCCCGCGAGACGCTGTCGGGCAGGGGCAGGACCCGCGACAGGATCGAGTCGGCGCTGCGCGCCCTCTTCTACGCGCTGCTCGTCGTCTCCCTGCTCGGCCTCCTGCTGCGCGGCAAGCCCGCGGCCTCCACCGACTCGCAGTCGCAGGACGCCACCAAGGCCCTGCTCGACCTGCCGGGCGGCCAGGTGCTCGTCGGGATCGCCGCGCTCGGGCTGGTCGCGCTCGGGGCCCACTGGATCCACGAGGGCTGGACGAAGAAGTTCATGAAGGACATGACCGGCGGCGGCGAGACGGTCCGTAGGCTCGGCCAGGCGGGCTACATCGCGCGCGGCGTCATCGCCATCGCGGCGGGCGTTCTCGTCGGGCAGGCTGCGATCACCTACGACGCCGGCAAGGCGGTCGGCATCGACGGCGCGCTCAAGTCGCTCGCCGACACGCCCGCGGGGCCGTGGCTGCTGGCGGCGGTGGCGATGGGGCTGGTGTTGTTCGCGATGTACTGCGTGGCCGAGGCGCGATGGCACCGGGCCTGA
- a CDS encoding adenylyltransferase/cytidyltransferase family protein translates to MSSLEAVWVQPYDQPGTAVVTGVFDLLHVGHVRYLTSVAERGLPLVVGVEDDPRVRAWKGPSRPLNTAAERAEVLAALRCVSGVFIVSGPPEAHGPEDYIDLLAPMRPGALAHTAGDPHAGGRCAAAALLGAQCWELEMIPGRSTTRIVNAGLG, encoded by the coding sequence GTGAGCAGCCTGGAGGCCGTCTGGGTGCAGCCGTACGACCAGCCGGGAACGGCGGTCGTGACGGGGGTCTTCGACCTCCTGCACGTGGGTCATGTCCGCTACCTGACGTCGGTGGCCGAGCGCGGCCTACCGCTCGTGGTGGGCGTGGAGGACGATCCGCGGGTGCGCGCGTGGAAGGGCCCGAGCAGGCCGCTGAACACCGCCGCCGAGCGGGCCGAGGTGCTGGCGGCGCTGCGCTGCGTGTCGGGGGTCTTCATCGTCAGCGGTCCGCCTGAGGCGCACGGCCCCGAGGACTACATCGACCTGCTGGCGCCGATGCGGCCCGGCGCGCTCGCCCACACCGCAGGCGATCCGCACGCCGGCGGAAGGTGCGCGGCCGCGGCGCTGCTGGGCGCGCAGTGCTGGGAGCTGGAGATGATCCCCGGCCGTTCGACGACACGGATCGTCAACGCCGGGCTAGGATGA
- the thrS gene encoding threonine--tRNA ligase has protein sequence MNDHRRLGRELDLFDTHPLIGSGLPFWLPAGAAMRGAIEDYVRELERRNGYQHVNSPVLGKQELYERSGHWAHYSDDMFPAMEVGGERFVLRPSLCPHHALMFAARPHSHRELPLRLAELGGMYRGELSGVLGGLSRVRAIQLNDGHVFCPPDRAADEVGAVLDLIEAAHGQLGVVPARYRLSLRGEGAKYVDDPAMWAAAESVLREALRARGRAFDEERGEGSFYGPKIDIQVVDPQGRESTLSTVQVDLFQPERFELSYLGPDQVARRPVMVHRSLVGSLERLAAHLVERYGGAFPAWFAPVQAVVLPLTDAELPAAERLLRRCVAAGLRAAMAAPHQGTLGARIRAHRLVPYQLVVGPSEAGAGEAALRSRDEGRQEARPIAQVLAWMAARASPSF, from the coding sequence ATGAACGACCACCGCAGACTGGGCCGCGAGCTCGACCTGTTCGACACCCACCCCCTGATCGGCTCGGGGCTGCCCTTCTGGCTGCCCGCCGGCGCCGCGATGCGCGGGGCGATCGAGGACTACGTGCGCGAGCTCGAACGCCGCAACGGCTACCAGCACGTCAACTCGCCGGTGCTCGGCAAGCAGGAGCTGTACGAGCGATCAGGGCACTGGGCGCACTACAGCGACGACATGTTCCCCGCGATGGAGGTCGGGGGTGAGCGGTTCGTGCTGCGGCCGAGCCTGTGCCCGCACCACGCGCTGATGTTCGCCGCCCGCCCGCACAGTCACCGCGAGCTGCCGCTGCGCCTGGCCGAGCTCGGCGGCATGTACCGGGGCGAGCTGTCGGGCGTGCTCGGCGGCCTGTCCAGGGTGCGGGCCATCCAGCTCAACGACGGCCACGTCTTCTGCCCGCCCGACCGGGCGGCCGACGAGGTGGGCGCGGTGCTCGACCTCATCGAGGCCGCGCACGGGCAGCTCGGCGTCGTGCCCGCCCGCTACCGCCTGTCGCTGCGCGGCGAGGGCGCCAAGTACGTCGACGACCCCGCCATGTGGGCCGCCGCCGAGTCGGTGCTGCGCGAGGCGCTGCGGGCCAGGGGCCGCGCCTTCGACGAGGAGCGCGGCGAGGGCTCCTTCTACGGCCCGAAGATCGACATCCAGGTCGTCGATCCGCAGGGCCGGGAGAGCACCCTGTCCACCGTGCAGGTCGACCTGTTCCAGCCGGAGCGCTTCGAGCTGTCCTACCTCGGCCCCGACCAGGTCGCGCGCCGTCCCGTGATGGTGCACCGCAGCCTGGTCGGCAGCCTCGAACGCCTGGCCGCGCACCTCGTGGAGCGCTACGGCGGCGCCTTCCCCGCCTGGTTCGCGCCGGTCCAGGCCGTGGTGCTGCCGCTCACCGACGCCGAGCTGCCCGCGGCCGAGCGGCTCCTGCGGCGCTGCGTGGCCGCCGGGCTGCGGGCCGCGATGGCCGCGCCGCACCAGGGCACCCTCGGCGCCCGGATCAGGGCGCACCGGCTGGTGCCCTACCAGCTGGTCGTCGGCCCCTCGGAGGCCGGGGCAGGCGAGGCGGCGCTGCGCTCGCGCGACGAGGGCAGGCAGGAGGCCAGGCCGATCGCGCAGGTGCTGGCCTGGATGGCGGCTAGAGCCAGCCCTTCCTTTTGA
- a CDS encoding magnesium transporter CorA family protein has protein sequence MSEGFPIADVSDHVSDPGNVVWFDLCAPTTGDLETIAEELGLHKLAVEDVFQHHQRPKVDLYDSHLFITVYWLHLEDSRLHPVEINMFATRNALVTVRESEHFDVDKVVARWEANGDLAKYGVSFLLHGLLDHVVDAHFDLVEHLDEQVEELEEQLFEERQMSREDARHMFTLRKNMVGLRKAAAPMREVVNTLIRRELHVVAPEMAPYYQDLYDHVLRVAEWTDTLRDLLGNLRETHMTQQGFRLNEIMKSLTSWAAIIAVPTMITGYYGQNVPYPGFGTSAGFWWSTAVIISASGLLYLAFKRKGWL, from the coding sequence GTGAGCGAGGGGTTCCCCATCGCGGACGTCTCCGACCACGTCTCAGACCCCGGCAACGTCGTCTGGTTCGACCTGTGCGCTCCCACCACGGGCGACCTCGAGACGATCGCGGAGGAGCTCGGCCTGCACAAGCTGGCGGTGGAGGACGTCTTCCAGCACCACCAGCGGCCCAAGGTCGACCTGTACGACAGCCACCTGTTCATCACCGTCTACTGGCTGCACCTCGAGGACAGCAGGCTGCACCCCGTCGAGATCAACATGTTCGCCACCCGCAACGCGCTGGTCACCGTCAGGGAGAGCGAGCATTTCGACGTCGACAAGGTGGTCGCCCGCTGGGAAGCCAACGGCGACCTGGCCAAGTACGGCGTCTCCTTCCTGCTGCACGGTCTGCTCGACCACGTCGTCGACGCCCACTTCGATCTGGTGGAGCACCTCGACGAGCAGGTGGAGGAGCTCGAGGAGCAGTTGTTCGAGGAACGGCAGATGAGCAGGGAGGACGCCAGGCACATGTTCACCCTGCGCAAGAACATGGTCGGGCTGCGCAAGGCGGCCGCCCCGATGCGCGAGGTGGTCAACACCCTGATCAGGCGCGAGCTGCACGTGGTCGCGCCCGAGATGGCGCCCTACTACCAGGACCTGTACGACCACGTGCTGCGGGTGGCCGAGTGGACCGACACCCTGCGCGACCTGCTGGGCAACCTGCGCGAGACCCACATGACCCAGCAGGGCTTCCGGCTCAACGAGATCATGAAGTCGCTGACCAGCTGGGCGGCGATCATCGCCGTGCCGACGATGATCACTGGCTACTACGGGCAGAACGTGCCATACCCGGGGTTCGGCACGAGCGCGGGATTCTGGTGGTCGACGGCCGTCATCATCAGCGCCTCAGGGCTGCTCTACCTGGCCTTCAAAAGGAAGGGCTGGCTCTAG